The genomic DNA TGAATTTATAGGCGTTCCTGTGTCGATTGTCGCTGGTATTGTCGCGATTTTCTTCTTGTTTATGGCGCAAAGAAGTCCCGCTGTACACACGAAACAAGTATTGAAAGGCGCTCCATGGGCGATTGTATTCTTTTCAATCGGGATGTATGTCGTTGTCTATGGCTTGCGCAATGCAGGGTTGACAAGTGTGTTAGCGGATGTCATTCAATTGGCTGCGGATCAAGGACTTTTTGTCGCAACGATTTCAATGGGCTTTATCGCTGCATTTTTGTCGTCCATTATGAATAACATGCCAACGGTTATGATTGACGCTTTGGCGATTGCGGACACGACTACGACAGGAACGATGCGTGAGGCACTCATTTATGCCAATGTCATTGGTTCGGATTTAGGGCCGAAAATTACGCCAATCGGCTCATTGGCTACGTTGTTATGGCTGCATGTTCTGTCGCAAAAAGGTGTGAAAATTGCTTGGGGTACTTATTTTAAAATCGGAATTTTATTAACGGTTCCTACGCTATTCATTACACTGGTAGGGCTCTATCTATGGTTACTGATTATCTGAAACAATGACAGAAGAGGGGGGATTAATCATGATAAAAAAGACCTTGTATTTCTTATGCACAGGCAACTCATGCCGTAGCCAGATGGCTGAGGGATGGGGTAAAAAGATGCTTGGTGAAGAATGGCAAGTTCTGAGTGCGGGTATTGAAGCTCACGGTGTTAATCCGAATGCTGTTAGAGCCATGAATGAGGTTGGCATTAATATTACGAATCAAACTTCGGATATTATTGACCCGAAAATCTTACACACTGCGGATTTCATCGTCACGCTGTGTGGAGATGCGGCTGACAAATGTCCGATGACACCGCCGCATGTCAAACGTGCGCATTGGGGCTTCGATGATCCGGCAAAAGCAGTAGGAACCGCCGAAGAGCAATGGGCGTTTTTCCAGCGAGTGCGCGATGAAATTGGTGCAAGGATTGCGCAGTTTGTTGAAACTGGGGAATGAAGAATCACTAGCGGTTGGTTGGCTTCTTTAGTTCAACATATATAACATAAAAGTAAAATAGGTGCCTAACGCTAAAACCATCCAGATTTGGTTTAGTGTTAGGCACCTATTTTATTTCCTATTCGAACATTCCTTTTTTTAATAACGTGTACCGTTCAGATACTTGTTGACAAATTCCAAAAAAATATCTAACATAATAAATGATATTGATAATCGTTATCATTTAGATGTTAAAATACTATTCATAAAGAAATAATAAAATAGAAACGAAACGTTAAATAATTGATAAACCGATTTGTATCAAGAAAGGAAGTCCAATGAAATGGCAGCATTTAAAGTAGATCAGGTGGCAATTGGTTATTCAAACGCACTTATTATTGATGATTTAAGTGTGTCCATTCCTGAGGGGAAAATCACGACGATTATTGGCCCGAATGGATGTGGGAAATCAACGCTATTGAAAGCTGTGTCGCGTATATTAACGACGAAAAAAGGCGCTGTTTACCTTGACGGGCATGCAATCCATCAACTAGGGACAAAAGAAGTTGCGAAGAAGATGGCGATATTACCGCAAACCGCAGAAGCGCCGGGGGGATTGACGGTATTTGAGCTTGTTTCCTATGGACGCTTTCCACATCAGAAAGGCTTTGGTTCCTTAAAAAAAGAGGATTATAAACATATTTACTGGGCGATTGAAGTAACAGGATTAAGTGACTTTAAAGATCGTCCGATTGAAGCGTTATCAGGTGGGCAGCGGCAGCGTGTATGGATTGCGATGGCATTAGCGCAGGATACGAAAATTTTGATCCTTGATGAGCCGACAACCTATTTAGATTTAGCGCATCAATTAGATATTTTACTGCTCTTACAGCGTTTGAATGAGGAAGAGGGGCGGACAATTGTTATGGTGCTTCACGACTTGAATCACGCATCCCGATTTTCTCATTACATGATTGCGATGAAAGATGGTGCGTTAATCACAGAGGGGAAACCAGAAGAAGTGATGACTTGTTCGAATTTACAACGTGTCTTTCATATTGATGCGAGTATAGCGACTTGTCCGTTTAGTGCGAACCCGATTTGCTTATCGTATCAGTTGTGTCAGCAGGATTGAGTGTCCTTTTACAAAAGTAAGGCTTTTATGTTATTCAAAAAATAGTAACCGTGTAAGTTTGTTATGAAGGAGGAAGGGCATGTCTACTCCTGCAGAAGTATCTGCCGAAATAGAAGAACTAGTAAAAATGAAGAAGCATTCACATCCGATTATGGCTGTCATCGTGTTATTCGGGGGCATGTTTGCATTACTTCTGGCAATTGGTCTCTCGATATCATTTGGAGCTGCGGATATACAGTTAGCAACAGTTTGGACGGCGGTGTTTCACTTTAATCCAGATATCACACAGCATCAAATTATTCGGGAAATCCGCCTGCCACGTGTGCTTGGTGCCGCAATGGTTGGGGCGTGTTTCGCTGTCGCAGGCGCGCTGATGCAAGGCATGACGCGAAATCCATTGGCGGATTCAGGGCTATTGGGATTGAATGCCGGTGCTGCATTTATGCTGGCACTGTGCTTTGCCTTTTTGCCAGGCTTATCCTATATGTATGTAATCATGTATTCCTTTTTAGGCGCTGGTCTAGGGGTTGGAATTGTCTATGGGGTTGGATCGATGTCAAGAGGCGGTTTGACACCTATGCGTCTTGTACTCGCGGGTGCAGCCGTCAGTGCATTGCTAGGAGCGCTTAGTGAGGGCGTTGCTTTATATTTTCGAATTGGTCAAGATTTAGCCTTTTGGTATGCAGGTGGCGTATCGGGGACGAAATGGATTCATTTGCAAATCATGTCGCCGTGGATTATTGCGGCCATGATAGGTGCGGTGATATTATCACGTTCCATCACACTGCTGAGTCTTGGAGAGGAAATCTCGATTGGGCTTGGGCAGCGAACAAAGACCATTAAATTTTTTGGCATGATTATTGTCCTGATTTTAGCGGGGGCGGCCGTTTCAGTTGTAGGTGCAGTCGGTTTTGTAGGACTAATTGTTCCGCATCTTACCCGCTTTCTAGTCGGACACGATTATCGCTGGATTATTCCTTGTTCGATTGTGCTAGGTGGTTTGTTAGTGGTCCTAGCAGATCTTGCAGCGAGAATGATTAATCCTCCATATGAGACACCGATTGGCGCACTGATTGCGTTAATTGGGGTTCCGTTCTTCCTGTATCTCGCACGAAAAGGGGGAAAAGAGCTATGAAGGATAAGCCGATTATGACAGAGGGGCAACAGAAGACAAAGGCTAGGAATCTATTCGTCATCAGTATACTAAGTTTGCTGATTGTTGTTGTATTCATCATTAGTATGAATACGGGTTTCATTAAGTTGTCGCCCCTGGAAGTGCTTCGGACTTTGTTTGGATTCGGGACGGACAAGCAACAACTGATTCTGTTTGAATTTCGCTTGCCACGCATTATTATTTCAATCCTTGTCGGAATGGGGCTAGCGGTGTCAGGTTGCATATTACAAGGAATTTCCCGTAATGCTTTAGCTGATCCTGGCATCTTGGGTATTAATGCAGGAGCGGGGTTAGCGGTTATGTTATTCATCTCCTTTTTTCCGTCAACGACAGCTACGCCGGTCTTTTTACTGCCTATTTTAGCGTTTGCGGGTGCAGGGATTACGGCGATTATCATTTATACATTGGCTTATAAACGACATGTGGGGATTTCTCCCATGCGATTATTGCTGACAGGGGTGGCGGTTGCAGCTGGTATTAGTGCGGCCATGATTGTGTTAACACTTCGGCTCAGTCCTGAAAATTATCAATTTGTTGCAACTTGGCTTGCAGGGAGTATTTGGGGGTCCAATTGGAAGTTTGTATTGTCCTTGTTACCTTGGATTGTTGTACTACTCCCATTCGTCTTTTCGAAAGCGCGTGTTTTAAACGTACTTAATTTAGGGGATTTAACAGCTACTGGACTAGGTGCGTCGATTGAAAAAGAGAGGCGAGTATTACTTGCGGCGGCTGTGGGATTGGCCGGGGCCAGTGTCTCTGTCAGCGGTGGCATCGGTTTTGTCGGACTGATTGGGCCTCACTTGGCACGTCAGTTAGTTGGATCCAGACATCAATTTTTACTGCCGGCAGCGGCTTTGACAGGAGGACTGTTGGTGCTGATTGCGGATACAATTGGTCGTTGGATTTTACAACCATCGGAGATTCCAGCCGGGATTGTTGTTGCAGTGATTGGAGCACCGTACTTCCTTTATTTATTGTCGCGTTTGAAGGATTAAGTTAGTAAATTTTAAAATAATCAATACTAGGAGAATGAATCGATGTTTACGAATAAAAAGAGAAATATAATGACAGCCAGTTTTCTAGCGCTTTCACTATCTTTAGCCGGGTGTGGTGACAATGGTGGAAGTGCTACACAGAATAAAGATGAGCAGTCGAAACCGGCAGCAGAAGAAGTTGCAACAGAGCGTACAGTAACGGATGCAATGGGACATGAAGTGACGATCCCTGCAAATCCACAACATATTATTGCATCCTATTTGGAGGATAACTTAGTCGCACTCGGTATTACACCTGTTGCACAGTGGTCTGTAAAAGATGGTGCGGGGACACAAGCTTATCTACAAGAGTATTTGAAAGATATACCTACCATTCCGCACGATTTGCCCTTTGAAGTTGTGACGAGTTTTGCACCAGATTTACTTATTATGAACGCTGCAGAAGCAGTGGAAGGCTCTAAATATGAGCAATACGCTAAAATTGCACCCACTTATGTAGTGGAGGTAGAAAATAATAGTGATTGGCGCGACAAGCTATTAAAGGTAGGCGAGCTGTTGGGGGAAACCGATAAAGCGCAACAAGTGTTAGATGACTATGAAATAAAGGCGGCAGAGTCGAGGGAAGTGATACAAAATGCGGTGGGGACTGAATCTGCAGCAGCCATTTGGCTTGTAAATAATAGCTTCTTTATCGTGAGTGACAATGTATCGAGCGGGGCTGTGTTATATGGTGATCTCGGTTTGACAACGCCTAATGTTGTGAAAGAGATTTCAAGTACTGCGACAGGCAATTGGTCAGCCATTTCGTTAGAGCGATTAGCTGAGCTTGATGCAGACCATATCTTTTTGATTAATAGTGATAAAGGGAATGGCGCAGAAATGTTACAAGACCCTGTGTGGAAAAACATACCTGCCGTGAAAAATGGCCATATTTATGAGTATGGAGCAGAAACAAGTTGGTTATATTCAGGAGCAATTGCTAACACGCAAATTATGGAGGATGTAGTAGAATCCTTGACTAAATAAAACAAGATACTAAGGAGGAGATATTCTCCTTAGTAAAATCGACATATTTGCATATATTTTTTTAACGCATCATTGATAATGAGAATCGTTATTAATTAGGAGGGTATTAATGTTTAAGAACAAATCTCGACTGATCTTTAGTCTATTGCTCGTTATACTAGCTATCATGGTTGCTGCTTGTAGTAGTACTGGGAGTCAATCAGGTAGTGAAGGAGAAAAAAATGATACGGCCGAAAGTGAAGAGCTAGCAACAAGAATCGTTAAAACCATTCATGGTGATATTGAAATACCGGCAAACGCTGAAAGAATTGTAGTAGACGCTTATTTACCTACATTGCTTTTACTAGGAGAAAAACCTATTGGTGCAACAAAAACAGATCTTGAGAACGTTCATATTGTCGATTTAATCGATGGGATTGAAAGTACCGGAGAGAACTCTGTCGAGGCAATCATGAGTTTAAATCCAGATTTAATCATTAGTGCGGATGCTGAAAAAAGTACATTTGATAGTCTTTCAAAAATTGCTCCAACTGTAATTATACCTTACGAAACATATGGTGATGTTTACGAGGAAGTCAGTGCGATTGGAGAGATGCTTGGCAAGGAGAAAGAAGCAGAATCGTGGTTAACGACCTTTGATGAGAAAATGAAACAACAACGTGAAAAAGTACAGAAAGTAATGGCTGAGGGAGAAACTGTTTCGATTTTCGGTGCGTTCGGGAAAGATTCGTATATCTATGGTGATGGTATTTATCGTGGTGGGCAGGCAATCTACAAACATCTTCAGTTAACTCCGCCAGAGCGTATCAAAAAGGAGTTAATAGATGCGGGAGAGACGTACAAACAAATTTCCTTTGAAGTAATGAATGACTATGCCGGGGATTATATCTTTTTTGATGTATCGAATGGCGGCGAGTTAGACAAAGAGGATCCTGTTTGGGCCTCGATTGATGCGGTGAAGAATGATCATGTTTTCTACCTCGATCCGAAACGGTTTTGGCCATTCGATCCGATTGCTGTGTTAGCGCAAGCAGAAGAAGTCGCTGATATGCTCGTTGCTAAAAAGAGTGAAAAGTAAACCTTCTGTAACCTTTCATTTCATTTAACTTGATTAAGCAAATATTTTTGTGTTGAAAGCGAAGCATGAGATACGGAAGTATGTCACGCCCTGTCACACCGATTGCATACTTGCATTTTACAGGCACAAGCACAATTGATCAAAAGAAGGCGTTATAAAATGAGGGGATTTAGGAGCGTGGTACATATTGTTAAAGCAATTTTTCTCTTACTACAAACCTTATAAAGGATTATTCATTTTAGATTTCTCTTGTGCAACAATCGCGGCATTATTAGAACTAGCCTTCCCATTAGCTGTCCATCGTGTCGTGGATGATTTATTGCCAAGCTC from Sporosarcina sp. FSL K6-1522 includes the following:
- a CDS encoding ABC transporter ATP-binding protein codes for the protein MAAFKVDQVAIGYSNALIIDDLSVSIPEGKITTIIGPNGCGKSTLLKAVSRILTTKKGAVYLDGHAIHQLGTKEVAKKMAILPQTAEAPGGLTVFELVSYGRFPHQKGFGSLKKEDYKHIYWAIEVTGLSDFKDRPIEALSGGQRQRVWIAMALAQDTKILILDEPTTYLDLAHQLDILLLLQRLNEEEGRTIVMVLHDLNHASRFSHYMIAMKDGALITEGKPEEVMTCSNLQRVFHIDASIATCPFSANPICLSYQLCQQD
- a CDS encoding iron ABC transporter permease — translated: MSTPAEVSAEIEELVKMKKHSHPIMAVIVLFGGMFALLLAIGLSISFGAADIQLATVWTAVFHFNPDITQHQIIREIRLPRVLGAAMVGACFAVAGALMQGMTRNPLADSGLLGLNAGAAFMLALCFAFLPGLSYMYVIMYSFLGAGLGVGIVYGVGSMSRGGLTPMRLVLAGAAVSALLGALSEGVALYFRIGQDLAFWYAGGVSGTKWIHLQIMSPWIIAAMIGAVILSRSITLLSLGEEISIGLGQRTKTIKFFGMIIVLILAGAAVSVVGAVGFVGLIVPHLTRFLVGHDYRWIIPCSIVLGGLLVVLADLAARMINPPYETPIGALIALIGVPFFLYLARKGGKEL
- a CDS encoding ABC transporter substrate-binding protein, with the translated sequence MFKNKSRLIFSLLLVILAIMVAACSSTGSQSGSEGEKNDTAESEELATRIVKTIHGDIEIPANAERIVVDAYLPTLLLLGEKPIGATKTDLENVHIVDLIDGIESTGENSVEAIMSLNPDLIISADAEKSTFDSLSKIAPTVIIPYETYGDVYEEVSAIGEMLGKEKEAESWLTTFDEKMKQQREKVQKVMAEGETVSIFGAFGKDSYIYGDGIYRGGQAIYKHLQLTPPERIKKELIDAGETYKQISFEVMNDYAGDYIFFDVSNGGELDKEDPVWASIDAVKNDHVFYLDPKRFWPFDPIAVLAQAEEVADMLVAKKSEK
- the arsC gene encoding arsenate reductase (thioredoxin) → MIKKTLYFLCTGNSCRSQMAEGWGKKMLGEEWQVLSAGIEAHGVNPNAVRAMNEVGINITNQTSDIIDPKILHTADFIVTLCGDAADKCPMTPPHVKRAHWGFDDPAKAVGTAEEQWAFFQRVRDEIGARIAQFVETGE
- a CDS encoding iron ABC transporter permease, which encodes MKDKPIMTEGQQKTKARNLFVISILSLLIVVVFIISMNTGFIKLSPLEVLRTLFGFGTDKQQLILFEFRLPRIIISILVGMGLAVSGCILQGISRNALADPGILGINAGAGLAVMLFISFFPSTTATPVFLLPILAFAGAGITAIIIYTLAYKRHVGISPMRLLLTGVAVAAGISAAMIVLTLRLSPENYQFVATWLAGSIWGSNWKFVLSLLPWIVVLLPFVFSKARVLNVLNLGDLTATGLGASIEKERRVLLAAAVGLAGASVSVSGGIGFVGLIGPHLARQLVGSRHQFLLPAAALTGGLLVLIADTIGRWILQPSEIPAGIVVAVIGAPYFLYLLSRLKD
- a CDS encoding iron-hydroxamate ABC transporter substrate-binding protein: MFTNKKRNIMTASFLALSLSLAGCGDNGGSATQNKDEQSKPAAEEVATERTVTDAMGHEVTIPANPQHIIASYLEDNLVALGITPVAQWSVKDGAGTQAYLQEYLKDIPTIPHDLPFEVVTSFAPDLLIMNAAEAVEGSKYEQYAKIAPTYVVEVENNSDWRDKLLKVGELLGETDKAQQVLDDYEIKAAESREVIQNAVGTESAAAIWLVNNSFFIVSDNVSSGAVLYGDLGLTTPNVVKEISSTATGNWSAISLERLAELDADHIFLINSDKGNGAEMLQDPVWKNIPAVKNGHIYEYGAETSWLYSGAIANTQIMEDVVESLTK